A window of the Narcine bancroftii isolate sNarBan1 chromosome 4, sNarBan1.hap1, whole genome shotgun sequence genome harbors these coding sequences:
- the insm1a gene encoding insulinoma-associated protein 1a translates to MPRGFLVKRSRRSTPISYRIRCHEAADSPAQHPPADPPLAPGGGGAAPEAGGAQVFGRPEAGCPGQPSSSPARPVSREHLYGQRTVSLGSPVTGESFPGPAATFSALDRMLLLAAPGGVELGGGGGSSSSAARAGGATKGTERRSKPVAGAAARRVKAVRKLAFEDEVTTSPVLGLRIKEAPPEGEGKAGRLATGPAPGLIPGRPLGQFICQLCKEEYADPFALAQHKCSRIVRVDYRCPECDKVFSCPANLASHRRWHKPRPPHPPKPEAGSEPRSGPGPDAERDSPEPGSALTDCGTEDGGHCECCRCGKRFKRQAYLRKHLLAHRAEPPPSPDQLPPGPECQLCGESLASKGGQERHLRLHAAEVFPCKYCAATFYSSPGLTRHINKCHPSENRQVILLQVPVRPAC, encoded by the coding sequence ATGCCGCGAGGATTCCTGGTGAAGAGAAGCCGCAGATCTACGCCCATCTCCTACCGCATCCGCTGCCACGAAGCTGCTGATTCCCCGGCGCAGCATCCGCCGGCGGACCCGCCTCTGGCCCCGGGGGGAGGAGGAGCCGCCCCTGAGGCGGGCGGAGCCCAGGTGTTCGGTAGGCCGGAGGCGGGTTGTCCCGGGCAGCCTTCGTCCAGCCCGGCTCGCCCCGTGAGCCGAGAACATTTGTACGGCCAGCGGACGGTGAGCTTGGGCTCGCCGGTCACCGGCGAATCGTTCCCGGGACCGGCAGCGACTTTCAGCGCCTTGGACCGCATGTTGTTGCTCGCGGCCCCGGGTGGCGTCGAGTTGGGAGGCGGAGGCGGCTCATCCTCGTCGGCCGCCCGGGCAGGGGGCGCCACCAAAGGGACCGAGCGCAGGAGCAAGCCGGTGGCGGGAGCGGCGGCGCGGCGAGTGAAAGCGGTGCGGAAACTGGCCTTCGAGGACGAGGTGACGACCTCGCCCGTGCTGGGGCTGAGGATCAAGGAAGCGCCGCCCGAGGGCGAGGGCAAGGCGGGCCGGCTGGCCACGGGTCCGGCCCCAGGACTCATCCCTGGCCGCCCGCTGGGCCAATTCATCTGCCAGCTGTGTAAGGAGGAATACGCCGACCCGTTCGCCCTGGCCCAGCACAAGTGCTCCCGCATCGTGCGAGTCGACTACCGCTGCCCCGAGTGCGACAAGGTCTTCAGCTGCCCGGCCAACCTGGCGTCTCACCGCCGCTGGCACAaaccccgaccccctcacccacccaagccCGAGGCGGGCAGCGAACCCCGCTCCGGGCCCGGCCCCGATGCCGAGCGCGACAGCCCCGAGCCCGGCTCGGCGCTCACCGACTGCGGCACCGAGGACGGCGGCCACTGCGAGTGCTGCCGCTGCGGGAAGAGATTCAAGCGCCAGGCTTACCTGAGGAAGCATCTGCTGGCTCACCGCGCCGAGCCGCCGCCTTCACCCGACCAGCTGCCGCCCGGGCCCGAGTGTCAGCTCTGCGGGGAGAGCCTGGCCAGCAAGGGCGGCCAGGAGCGCCATCTCCGCCTGCACGCCGCCGAGGTGTTCCCCTGCAAGTACTGCGCGGCCACTTTCTACAGCTCGCCGGGACTCACGAGGCACATCAACAAATGCCACCCGTCAGAGAACAGGCAGGTGATCCTGCTCCAGGTGCCAGTGCGCCCAGCCTGTTAG